Within Diprion similis isolate iyDipSimi1 chromosome 11, iyDipSimi1.1, whole genome shotgun sequence, the genomic segment GTCTCGGCAGGTCCACTGTATATTTGTGTTATTTCTTACATCTCTGTTGATCAATTTGACAAGGATTTCTCTCAGtaatacattaaaaattgaataaatcaaCCCAAAAACCTGTAGTAGGCCTGTTGGGACATTTTTTACTAACCGTGCATGCTCTGTCGATACACCAGATTTTTTGCTACACCTTAAGAATGGAAAAGGAGCAATAACTACTGATGAATCAAAGTTACGGCGCGTCGTCGTTAAAATCTCTGTGCATACACGGCGAATTCATAAACCTGCTAAGGAAATGTCGTAAATTAATTCttatttcttgttattataacGGATCAAGAAACACTCGTACATTCACACCAAAAGCATGTTCGATACATCGGAATTAGTTGAGTTCGTCTTACGGTAAGCGCAAGGCAAGCGCAATAGATTTACAACTAGGATTGCTCAGCTTTTTTACAAGATAATGCGTCTATCCTAGCAATACATTAACTACGGGTGTATTTTGATAACCCAGACCTTGAATCAAGACGAATTTTCCCCCCGTTTGAGCTTTATTGCTTGTTTTTTTAACTCCTCGTTACTTATAACTCAAGTAACATAATTATAGCATGAACCTGCGCGTCACTTGCGCTAATTCTTGTGTCAGTCAAGGAGACGAAGTCGTGTGTATACACGTGGATGAGTTTTTAGTCGTTCGGAGCAAGCCGGGAGTGAAAATTAATCTGAATAATGGAAACTGAAATTATTCTCGAATAAGTCAACCTATCAGTGCCCCTGAGAATATTTACAATAGATACACAATATCCCagtaaataattgaatcgaCCTACATCCAGAATCACAGTGTTTGCAAGAATCATTTTATCTCCAAGCAAGAGACAAAGTTCTCTTGTACTATTATCGCATCAGCGAAAGGTGTtgactttttaaaattttattttatacttttctcaGAATCTctttttgtataaattaaatGACGGACAAAGGTCCCAACCTCTACAGAGTGATAAACATCTTCGCAGCTTCTACATGTATGATATGAACACGTCGAATGTTATAGTCGTAAATAGAATTATTTATGGATCCGTGGGTAAACATACTATCGAAAGCGGTTTATTAAATTCCATGTGAAATCGCGCGCGGTATTTTCGAGTCTCTGactattcttcttctttttccagaATTTATGTACAGATATGATTTCGACGGATTCGACCTTGACTGGGAATATCCCGGGGCCGCCGATCGCGGTGGCAAATTCTCCGACAAAAATACGTTCTTCTATTTTGTCGAGGAGCTGCGACGAGCCTTCGACAGGGAGGGAAAAGGCTGGGAAATCACCATGGCGGTACCACTTGCTAAATTTCGCCTTCAGGAAGGTTATCACGTTCCCGAGTTGTGCCAGTGAGTCAAGTACCTCGCGTCTTAAAACCGGAGAGACAAgacgagaaagagaaagaaataggATTAAAAAATCCTTGCATCTGGTTTCTCTCAAGTATAATTGCATTTTTGTCTGAAACCATACCCACCCGATGTTTGAATAACGTTTTATATAAATACTCCATCCCATCACGGGCCGCTAAAAGTTACGCGGAAACCATTCAACCAATTATTTTAACTTTACTTCGCTGTCACCATTTCTTCCTCTTTGCGTTTCTTATCTCCAGATCAATAATTCATTATAACATTGACAATGATAATTGACTATCACACAGACTCGTAGATGCGATTCATGTAATGGCGTATGATCTAAGAGGAAATTGGGCTGGATTCGCTGACACCCACAGCCCGCTCTATAAACGTCCTCACGATCAATGGGCGTACGAAAAACTGAACGTGGTAAGTGAATCATTCGATTAGTGTTTCCTATAATGCTCTCGACAACCGAGCTTTCAAGTATAAGCTCTAGAGACGTTtcctgtaaaaatttcttccagaATGACGGTATGAGGCTGTGGGAGGACCTCGGTTGTCCAGCAAATAAGCTGGTGGTCGGAGTGCCGTTTTACGGACGCAGCTTCACCCtgagcaacagcaacagcaactaCAATTTGGGAACGTATATCAACAAGGAGGCCGGTGGAGGCGCAAAGGGCAATTACACGAGGGCGAAAGGGTTCCTTGCCTATTACGAGGTGCGTCTAGTAGATGCGCTACTTCTGGTCACTGTATAACCGTTTGTGGCAacctttaaaaaattcgaattttattttctatgattGTGCAATTCACGACTAAATTCCGACATCGCGCAAGTCTTCAGCGgaacttttgaaaaacgtAATGAATATGGCCACAATTGGCACTGAAATGCCAAAAACTAGATCATCTGCCCTGCATTCACAGGCATATGCTTGAGGTCAATGAATCATTGGaatttaaattctttcagaTTTGCCCCAACGTACAAGATCCGGATTCCGGATGGACAAACGAGTGGGACGATGCGGGAATGGTTCCCTACGCGTACAAAGGTAAGGACCACCGATGCTTGGGTGTTCAGGACTATGACGTTGACTCAGGATCGAAGTTTGAAACGTTAGAGTCCTTAAGGCAGCCCTTGCggccaattttcaatttgcatGCAATGGTGCGAACGAGGCGTTATCCATGACATCCACGCCACACCCTCTGACTCTGCATCTTGAATTTTAGCCAACACACTGAGTAGCTCGATAACCATTTCGTCCCATTCCTTTCGCCCACAGGCACCCAATGGGTCGGATATGAGAACGAGAAGAGCATCCAGATTAAAATGGACTTCATAAAGGAGCGTGGCTACGCCGGGGCCATGACTTGGGCTATCGACATGGACGATTTCCATGGTATTTGCGGGGAAAAAAACGCGCTGGCCCATATTCTTCACAACAATATGAAGGACTACATTGTTCCTGCGCCTAAGCGGGAAACAACGCCAAGGGTTTGTGTCCAACTGCAGTGAATTTCGCGATGTACACATTTATGCATGGGATACTTGATACTTGACGAATTTCGTTTACTTTTCAACTCTTAGCCCGAATGGGACCGGCCCCCGAGCACCCCGGCTTCTCCCGAAGACAGCTACCGTCCATCCAGGCCCAGCACAACCTTCCAAGTTCCGTCCACCACCCGAAGGCCGACTCCAGCGTACAAACCACCCAGTACAACCAGCACGACGAGACAAACCGAGGAAACTACTCGGCCAACGCGACCCTCGTGGACTCCGACGTCACCGAAACCTGCGATTATAAACGAGATTGACGACACTTCGAACGAGATCAGATGCGGAAACGAGGACTTCATGGCCTCCAACGACTGCACACTGGTACGGAAATTTACATTggagattttttgaaacgtgTTTGCGCCTGACATTAGCCTATCTGTATAACTTCCTGTGGGAGGACGGAGTTCGCGTTATGCGGTATAAGTGCTAATGACGATGGGAATGTAGTGCAACAAGCAAGAATTTATAGTCAGCGCTTAGGGAATAGGAGAGATACGGAAGTTATTTGGAACGACATAACCAGCGTATGCGTCATAGTAAGTACggcgatttttttgtttcagtatTACCGATGCGTGTATGGAAAACCTCTGAAATTCCAGTGTCGTCAGGGGACCGTTTACAACACCGAAACGTTCATTTGTGACTGGCCGAAGAACGCGGATCGCCGCGAATGCCGAAATGTTTGAATTCTGCAATTTGTGTTGTAACTGATTTCTTGGATTTAGATATTCTTAACAATGTTCTGCACGTTCACCTTCATCCAGTAGTATTAGATTTTTAGCATATGTAAAAAATGTGTTAACGCGTGTACAGTGAGATCGAGCACGCGGGCGATTGAACCTTCGGTCTAATTCCCAATGTCGTTTTCACTGCGAATAGCTAATCAGCTGCCTCGATGGCTACGGTTTGCTTACATACGTGTATTGGTGAATAATATCGTTATTTCAGACACAAAAGAATAACTCATTCGAGTTCATTCGACGCTAAAGtggagttgaaatattaattgaaCTTGAAGTAGAAATATTCACAACGAACTCGCGAACTTCATGCGGTCTGTCATCAGGTTTTTATACACAatcgtattataatatttagaaCATAATTGAgatgtgattttttgtttttgttttttttttcgtccacACATACGCGCGTGCACCGAAATTGTCACTGAGAAATAATTATAGTCTTTTATCTTTAAGTACAtgcattttgcatttttttttatcgtttgttaattaaacctatatattataattggaTTGAACGATGTTAAACAATAACGAATATTGTGATATGTAATTTATaaagataaatattatacgtatatcgtttataa encodes:
- the LOC124412669 gene encoding endochitinase-like — its product is MGDDGLFLGAHVVRGGGHACFSIDLLLVLGSSNQPTNRQDSVSLNPNEVPGIYSLTLAITWRFFKPRSASKITKMTWMEQKLTIFFVVFSAAFCNYAIAGESSRVVCYFSNWAIYRPGIGKYGIDDVPADLCTHLIYSFVGVSNVTWEVLVIDPDLDIEQDGFKNFTNLKNKFPGLKTELAVGGWAEGGRKYSNMAAVRERRASFIASVVEFMYRYDFDGFDLDWEYPGAADRGGKFSDKNTFFYFVEELRRAFDREGKGWEITMAVPLAKFRLQEGYHVPELCQLVDAIHVMAYDLRGNWAGFADTHSPLYKRPHDQWAYEKLNVNDGMRLWEDLGCPANKLVVGVPFYGRSFTLSNSNSNYNLGTYINKEAGGGAKGNYTRAKGFLAYYEICPNVQDPDSGWTNEWDDAGMVPYAYKGTQWVGYENEKSIQIKMDFIKERGYAGAMTWAIDMDDFHGICGEKNALAHILHNNMKDYIVPAPKRETTPRPEWDRPPSTPASPEDSYRPSRPSTTFQVPSTTRRPTPAYKPPSTTSTTRQTEETTRPTRPSWTPTSPKPAIINEIDDTSNEIRCGNEDFMASNDCTLYYRCVYGKPLKFQCRQGTVYNTETFICDWPKNADRRECRNV